A window of the Lolium perenne isolate Kyuss_39 chromosome 7, Kyuss_2.0, whole genome shotgun sequence genome harbors these coding sequences:
- the LOC127311487 gene encoding nudix hydrolase 14, chloroplastic — protein MAAAAATTTTRAAQFLLGFSRRAPPLPPLASLLLRRRTGGVLAVRMASSDAAAPQLSTTVAVPGAAAPVRVVAAPGLREADFSKAVDSALFRRWLENLQSEKGVLTDGKLSLRQILIQGVDMFGERVGFLKFKADIIDEETKSKVPGIVFARGPAVAVLILLESKGQTYAVLTEQARVPIGKFVLELPAGMLDDEKGDFVGTAVREVEEETGIKLNLEDMVDLTALLDPATGCKMFPSPGGCDEEIGLFLYRGHVDEETIKALQGKETGLRDHGELIKLRVVQYDQLWRSTADAKALCAIALYEMAKKDGILPSPGGGLSANL, from the exons atggccgcggcggcggcgacgacgacgacacgTGCAGCGCAGTTTCTGCTTGGCTTCAGtcgccgagcgccgccgctgcctcctctcgcttccctcctcctccggcgccggACGGGCGGCGTGTTGGCCGTGCGCATGGCGTCGTCGGACGCTGCGGCGCCTCAGCTCAGCACCACCGTGGCGGTGCCCGGCGCGGCGGCGCCCGTCCGCGTCGTGGCGGCGCCGGGCCTCCGCGAGGCGGACTTCAGTAAGGCGGTGGATTCCGCGCTCTTCAGACGGTGGCTGGAGAACCTGCAGTCGGAGAAGGGCGTGCTCACCGATGGGAAGCTCAGCCTCAGGCAGATCCTCATCCAG gggGTTGACATGTTTGGGGAGCGTGTGGGATTTCTCAAGTTCAAAGCCGACATCATCGACGAGGAAACCAAATCCAAG GTTCCAGGAATTGTATTTGCAAGAGGGCCCGCTGTTGCTGTGTTGATCCTTTTGGAGTCTAAAGGGCAAACTTACGCTGTTCTGACTGAACAG GCTAGAGTTCCTATAGGAAAATTTGTTTTAGAACTGCCAGCCGGAATGCTAGATGATGAAAAAGGTGATTTTGTTGGCACCGCAGTTCGAGAG GTGGAAGAAGAAACCGGTATTAAGTTGAATTTAGAGGACATGGTCGATCTTACTGCACTGCTGGACCCTGCCACTGGATGCAAAATGTTTCCATCACCG GGCGGCTGTGACGAAGAAATTGGCTTGTTCCTATACAGGGGACACGTCGACGAGGAGACCATCAAGGCTCTCCAAGGGAAGGAAACTGGCCTGCGGGACCATGGAGAGCTGATAAAGCTCCGTGTGGTTCAGTATGACCAGCTCTGGCGCTCAACCGCAGACGCGAAGGCGCTCTGCGCCATAGCTCTGTACGAAATGGCCAAGAAGGATGGCATCCTGCCATCACCTGGTGGTGGCTTGTCAGCGAACCTGTAA
- the LOC127311488 gene encoding uncharacterized protein, protein MTGKGVRRREKNYRAAHGGDARLPPPPKQRELDALPSKLRRLIAIQNKQGGGGKAGAGVGVDASTGGTPGKQDADVTGKNKEGKDKKAKKQALETAADNKAAETRGEGGPVPDESVNADGSKGKRKRGKALDLRFKELDANVSITKKQKRKKHLDEKKKKRKCGKVETHVEFPGREKVKFGEVVEAPPKLLFPKRKSPLDASTERLRKEVVENYRNIKGWTSRPGLQLPTLA, encoded by the exons atgACGGGGAAGGGGGTGCGGAGGAGGGAGAAGAACTACCGGGCGGCGCACGGGGGCGACGCGCGGCTGCCCCCTCCGCCGAAGCAGCGGGAGCTCGACGCGCTCCCGTCCAAGCTCCGCCGCCTAATCGCCATCCAGAACAAGCAGGGCGGCGGAGGCAAAGCTGGCGCCGGCGTGGGCGTGGACGCATCCACAG GAGGGACTCCAGGGAAGCAAGACGCAGATGTTACGGGGAAGAACAAGGAGGGAAAAGATAAG AAAGCTAAGAAGCAGGCCTTGGAGACTGCTGCAGATAACAAAGCAGCTGAGACTAGAGGCGAGGGTGGACCGGTGCCTGATGAGAGCGTAAATGCGGATGGAAGCAAGGGAAAGAGAAAGCGGGggaaggctttggatcttcgttTCAAGGAACTCGATGCGAATGTCTCGATTACGAAGAAGCAGAAAAGGAAGAA ACATCTAGATGAGAAGAAAAAGAAGCGCAAGTGTGGTAAGGTTGAGACTCATGTGGAATTCCCAGGACGTGAAAAGGTCAAATTTGGTGAAGTTGTCGAGGCTCCCCCAAAGTTGTTATTCCCGAAG CGGAAGAGTCCTTTGGATGCTTCTactgagaggctaaggaaagaGGTGGTTGAGAATTACAGAAATATCAAAGGCTGGACATCAAGGCCTGGACTCCAGCTTCCAACTCTAGCTTAA
- the LOC127313796 gene encoding cytochrome P450 704C1-like, which produces MDIQLSSLAASAGMCFVSVFAIVFLAITFYILSIVVSFAVFCVREFAQRAQDRPPLIGTVLRQLKNFDRLFDEHVSYALLHHTGRLIYPGHSEVFTSDPAVIEHVLKTNFSKYSKGAFNTQVMRDLFGHGIFATDGEKWRHQRKLASHEFSTKVLRDFSSDVFRMNSAKLAEKISYAAADRTTIDMQDLLMRTTMDSMFKVGLGTELNTLSGSDESSIQFSDAFDEASSLVYYRYVDLLWQVKRHLNIGSEAKLKKCIQIIDKFVMKLIQQKRGQMKNGHDHNAREDILSRFILASEEDPETMNDRYLRDIVLSFLLAGKDTTANTLSWFFYMLCKNPVVQDKVAFEIKESVNWAQEDNIETYSARLNQGAIDKMHYLHATLTETLRLYPAVPVDGKMADEDDVLPNGYRVIKGDGMNYMIYAMGRMKYLWGEDAEEFRPERWLANGVFQNESPYKFVAFNAGPRICLGKEFAYMQMKIMAATLIHFYRFKLEDESKGPVYKTMFTLHMDKGLQLLVYPRGIST; this is translated from the exons ATGGATATCCAGCTCTCCTCCCTCGCTGCATCCGCAGGGATGTGCTTTGTTTCAGTTTTCGCCATAGTCTTCCTGGCAATCACCTTCTACATCCTCAGCATTGTCGTGTCCTTCGCAGTTTTCTGCGTCAGAGAGTTCGCACAGAGAGCCCAGGACCGGCCACCGCTCATCGGGACTGTGCTCCGTCAGCTCAAGAACTTCGACAGGCTCTTTGATGAACATGTGTCCTATGCGCTTCTGCACCACACTGGTCGGCTGATCTATCCTGGGCACAGTGAGGTCTTCACTTCTGACCCAGCCGTCATCGAGCATGTCCTCAAGACAAACTTCAGTAAATACAGTAAG GGGGCTTTCAACACTCAAGTCATGAGGGATCTCTTTGGGCATGGAATTTTCGCAACAGACGGGGAGAAGTGGCGACACCAGAGGAAGCTAGCAAGCCACGAGTTCTCAACTAAAGTGCTACGTGATTTCAGCAGTGATGTTTTCAGAATGAATTCTGCAAAACTGGCAGAGAAGATTTCATATGCAGCAGCTGACAGAACTACCATAGACATGCAG GACCTTTTGATGAGAACAACAATGGATTCAATGTTTAAAGTGGGGCTTGGTACCGAGCTTAACACACTATCCGGATCAGACGAATCTAGCATTCAATTCAGCGATGCATTTGATGAAGCAAGCTCTCTTGTTTACTACCGATATGTTGATCTGTTGTGGCAAGTAAAACGTCATCTTAATATCGGCTCAGAAGCAAAACTCAAGAAGTGCATTCAGATAATTGACAAATTCGTGATGAAGTTGATCCAACAAAAGAGAGGGCAAATGAAGAATGGACATGATCAT AATGCCAGAGAAGACATACTATCAAGATTCATACTAGCAAGTGAAGAGGATCCTGAGACGATGAATGATCGTTACCTGCGTGACATAGTCCTTAGCTTCCTGCTTGCTGGGAAAGACACCACGGCAAATACCCTATCATGGTTCTTCTATATGCTCTGCAAGAACCCCGTAGTGCAGGATAAGGTTGCCTTTGAAATAAAGGAATCTGTTAACTGGGCGCAAGAAGATAACATAGAAACCTACTCTGCAAGATTGAACCAAGGTGCCATTGATAAGATGCATTACCTCCATGCTACGTTAACTGAGACGCTTCGGCTGTATCCTGCTGTTCCAGTG GATGGCAAGATGGCAGATGAAGATGATGTACTACCTAATGGGTATAGAGTGATAAAAGGGGATGGAATGAACTACATGATCTACGCAATGGGGAGGATGAAATACCTTTGGGGTGAAGATGCTGAGGAATTCAGGCCTGAAAGATGGCTTGCGAATGGAGTCTTCCAGAATGAAAGCCCTTACAAGTTTGTTGCTTTCAAT GCAGGACCTCGTATATGCTTGGGGAAAGAATTTGCATACATGCAGATGAAGATCATGGCTGCAACCCTGATACATTTCTACAGGTTCAAACTGGAAGATGAATCCAAGGGTCCAGTATACAAAACGATGTTTACCCTGCACATGGATAAAGGCCTTCAACTACTCGTGTACCCCCGTGGAATTTCAACTTGA